From Geomonas agri, one genomic window encodes:
- a CDS encoding efflux RND transporter periplasmic adaptor subunit, which produces MAHDLNRLTIDKQPSTPAGGTPRKRRTQIIAALVLLALVLGIWTLATRRSIEVEVATVSLVYPSQTISLLNASGYVVAQRKAAVSSKATGRLEWLGVEEGSVVREGQLLARLENRDVAAQKGQASAALSAARDNLEQAKVERTDAARALSRAKELIGQGIIAQADYDSAEARYQRAVAAVAAAQANISGAQSALRGAEASLDYTLIRAPFDGVVLTKNADVGDIVSPLAAAANAKAAVVTMADMGSLQVEADVSEANLGKVKVGQPCEIVLDALPDVRFRGALYTIVPTADRSKGSVMVKVRFLDKDRRILPEMSAKVAFLERELRQGEGTPRVGLPPTAVVHRDGKDYVFKVVKDWAVLTPVVLGGKLSDLVQVNSGINAGERIVTKPLDQVRDGSRIKTAEK; this is translated from the coding sequence ATGGCACATGACCTGAACAGATTGACCATCGACAAGCAACCCTCTACCCCCGCCGGCGGCACCCCGAGAAAGCGGCGCACCCAGATCATAGCGGCGCTGGTGCTCTTGGCCCTGGTGCTGGGGATCTGGACCCTGGCGACCAGGCGCAGCATCGAAGTTGAAGTTGCCACCGTCTCCCTGGTCTACCCCTCGCAGACTATCTCTCTCTTGAATGCAAGCGGTTACGTGGTGGCCCAGCGCAAGGCGGCGGTTTCCTCGAAGGCCACCGGCAGGCTGGAATGGCTCGGCGTGGAAGAGGGGAGCGTGGTGCGCGAGGGACAGTTGCTGGCCCGGCTGGAGAACCGTGACGTGGCCGCCCAGAAAGGACAGGCGTCGGCGGCGCTTTCGGCCGCGCGTGACAATCTGGAGCAGGCCAAGGTGGAGCGTACCGACGCCGCCCGCGCCCTGTCCCGGGCCAAGGAACTGATCGGGCAGGGGATCATCGCCCAGGCCGATTACGACAGTGCCGAGGCGCGCTACCAGCGGGCGGTTGCCGCGGTGGCCGCGGCCCAGGCCAACATAAGCGGCGCGCAAAGCGCCCTGCGTGGAGCCGAGGCATCCCTCGACTATACCCTGATCCGTGCCCCCTTCGACGGCGTGGTGCTCACGAAGAACGCGGACGTTGGGGACATCGTCTCGCCGCTGGCCGCCGCCGCCAACGCCAAGGCCGCCGTGGTCACCATGGCCGACATGGGATCGCTGCAGGTGGAGGCCGACGTGTCGGAGGCGAACCTCGGCAAGGTCAAGGTGGGGCAGCCGTGCGAGATCGTTCTCGACGCCCTCCCCGACGTCCGTTTCCGCGGCGCGCTCTACACCATCGTCCCCACCGCCGACCGCAGCAAGGGGAGCGTTATGGTGAAGGTCCGCTTCCTGGACAAGGACCGGCGCATTCTCCCTGAGATGAGCGCCAAGGTCGCCTTCCTTGAGCGCGAGCTCAGGCAGGGGGAGGGGACCCCGCGCGTAGGACTCCCTCCGACGGCGGTGGTACACCGCGATGGCAAGGACTACGTCTTTAAAGTGGTGAAGGACTGGGCGGTACTGACCCCGGTGGTGCTGGGTGGCAAGCTCAGCGATCTGGTACAGGTCAACTCCGGCATCAACGCGGGTGAGCGCATCGTCACCAAGCCCCTGGACCAGGTGCGTGACGGCAGCCGCATCAAGACGGCGGAAAAGTAG
- a CDS encoding DUF503 domain-containing protein, producing MHVALLQMRLLLPSRTLKEKRAIVKSVLARARNRFNVACSESALNDQPADAELCFVTVANSATRSRQLLQELEYWLVSERPDLQIIDLQVEDL from the coding sequence ATGCACGTGGCATTGCTGCAGATGAGGCTGTTACTGCCAAGCCGCACGCTCAAAGAGAAGAGGGCTATAGTCAAGAGCGTCCTGGCCCGAGCGCGTAACAGGTTCAACGTCGCCTGTTCCGAAAGCGCCCTCAACGACCAACCTGCCGACGCCGAACTCTGCTTTGTCACCGTCGCCAACAGTGCCACCCGCTCCAGACAGCTTTTGCAGGAACTGGAGTACTGGCTGGTGTCGGAGCGGCCGGACCTGCAAATCATCGACCTGCAGGTAGAAGATCTGTAG
- the rdgC gene encoding recombination-associated protein RdgC, translated as MGILANTVSVCHFKVQGDLPPQEELHAWVTKQLAANRFNPIDQGTEEMSVGWVHLDDPRIAEFDSPAACCREHYFMFTLRRDKRAVPSAVLKAHLEKAKEEFLAENPGFAKVPKQKREDLKEAVHAMLLSQTLPTPATYDAVWDTKSGILTFSSLSPKVIELFEDMFKKTFEGLRVSAFHPYARAESVLDDGNKVLLAQANKAGGDNYLELIKENQWLGTDFLLWLMYQTMNESSEYAVNQPGVLLAKEPFVAYLDDRVVLLGSGENGAQKITVAGPQDHFNEVRSALLNKKQITEATLHMEAGDDHYKLTLKGELFHFASFKSPAVQLEKDSTVDEAMEREAVFFERMLLLEKGTQLFDSVFATFLKLRLGNQWEEQATAIQKWLNVCTYCNSQLA; from the coding sequence ATGGGCATTCTCGCCAACACAGTAAGTGTCTGCCACTTCAAGGTCCAGGGGGATCTCCCGCCGCAGGAAGAGCTTCACGCCTGGGTCACCAAGCAGCTGGCAGCGAACAGGTTCAACCCGATCGACCAAGGCACCGAAGAAATGTCGGTCGGCTGGGTGCACCTGGACGATCCCCGAATCGCCGAGTTCGACTCCCCCGCGGCCTGCTGCCGCGAGCATTACTTCATGTTCACGCTGCGCCGCGACAAGCGCGCCGTCCCCTCTGCGGTACTGAAGGCACACCTGGAGAAGGCCAAGGAGGAGTTTCTGGCCGAAAACCCGGGCTTCGCCAAGGTCCCCAAGCAGAAAAGGGAGGACCTCAAGGAGGCGGTGCACGCGATGCTCCTGTCGCAGACCCTGCCCACCCCGGCCACCTACGACGCGGTCTGGGACACCAAGAGCGGCATCCTCACCTTCAGCTCGCTATCGCCCAAGGTGATCGAACTCTTTGAGGACATGTTCAAGAAGACCTTCGAGGGGCTCAGGGTTTCCGCGTTCCATCCCTACGCCCGCGCCGAAAGTGTTCTCGACGACGGGAACAAGGTGCTGCTGGCGCAGGCCAACAAGGCCGGCGGCGACAACTACCTGGAGCTGATCAAGGAAAACCAGTGGCTCGGCACCGACTTCTTGCTCTGGCTCATGTACCAGACCATGAACGAATCGTCCGAGTACGCCGTCAACCAGCCGGGCGTTCTGCTCGCCAAGGAACCGTTCGTGGCCTACTTGGACGACCGCGTCGTGCTACTTGGCTCCGGCGAAAACGGCGCCCAGAAAATCACCGTAGCGGGCCCGCAGGACCACTTCAACGAGGTGAGAAGCGCGCTCTTGAACAAGAAGCAGATCACCGAGGCGACCCTGCACATGGAGGCGGGAGACGACCACTACAAGCTGACCCTGAAGGGGGAGCTGTTCCACTTCGCCTCCTTCAAGTCCCCGGCGGTCCAGTTGGAGAAGGACAGCACGGTGGACGAAGCGATGGAGCGGGAGGCGGTTTTCTTTGAGAGGATGCTGCTGCTTGAGAAAGGGACCCAGCTCTTCGACTCGGTCTTCGCGACCTTCCTGAAGCTGAGGCTGGGCAATCAGTGGGAAGAGCAGGCAACGGCGATCCAGAAATGGCTCAACGTCTGCACCTACTGCAACAGTCAGCTGGCGTAG
- the mnmA gene encoding tRNA 2-thiouridine(34) synthase MnmA, giving the protein MSAEYKGKKVAVAMSGGVDSSTVAALLKEQGAEVIGINMKLFNREGEDPNAKGDAQIVAEYLGIEFHQVHLEQEFGRLIMDDFRAQYVAGETPNPCVRCNKYVKFGLLLDKAVELGADYLATGHYVRTSRDENGTWHLLKAAYLAKDQSYFLYTLTQRQLARVIFPLGDMPSKDEVRRLAEGFGIPVAQKSDSQEICFVPGDDYVAFLEKDGGLAGRSGEIVHVDGTVLGRHNGTHRYTIGQRRGLGIAWKEPLYVVAIDAAEAKVVVGEVGGLFAPGLVACDLNWVVPVEGDYVETTCKIRYRQEPIACRVKLLGEGLGEVFFAEPQKSVTAGQSVVFYQGDELVGGGRIVKALRSDE; this is encoded by the coding sequence ATGTCAGCAGAGTATAAAGGCAAGAAGGTAGCCGTCGCCATGAGCGGCGGCGTGGATTCATCGACGGTCGCGGCGCTTCTGAAAGAGCAGGGGGCGGAGGTGATCGGCATCAACATGAAGCTGTTCAACCGGGAAGGCGAGGACCCGAACGCCAAGGGGGACGCCCAGATCGTTGCCGAGTATCTCGGCATAGAGTTTCACCAGGTGCACCTGGAGCAGGAGTTCGGCCGCCTCATCATGGACGACTTCCGTGCCCAGTACGTTGCCGGGGAGACCCCGAACCCGTGCGTACGCTGCAACAAGTACGTCAAATTCGGACTCTTGTTGGACAAGGCGGTGGAATTGGGCGCCGACTACCTTGCCACCGGGCACTACGTGAGGACCAGCAGGGACGAAAACGGGACCTGGCATCTTTTGAAGGCGGCCTACCTCGCCAAGGACCAGTCCTATTTCCTCTACACCCTGACCCAGCGGCAACTGGCCCGGGTGATTTTCCCGCTGGGGGACATGCCGAGCAAGGACGAGGTGAGAAGGCTGGCCGAAGGGTTCGGTATCCCGGTGGCGCAGAAAAGCGACAGCCAGGAGATCTGCTTCGTTCCCGGTGACGATTACGTTGCTTTTCTGGAAAAGGATGGCGGGCTCGCCGGCAGAAGCGGCGAAATCGTGCACGTGGACGGCACCGTCCTCGGGCGCCACAACGGTACCCATCGTTACACCATCGGACAGAGAAGGGGATTGGGCATCGCCTGGAAGGAGCCCTTGTACGTGGTCGCCATCGACGCTGCCGAGGCGAAGGTCGTGGTCGGCGAGGTCGGGGGCTTGTTCGCTCCTGGGCTGGTGGCTTGTGACCTGAACTGGGTGGTTCCTGTTGAGGGGGACTACGTCGAAACCACCTGCAAAATCCGCTATCGTCAGGAGCCGATCGCGTGCCGGGTGAAGCTCTTGGGTGAGGGGCTGGGCGAAGTGTTCTTTGCCGAACCGCAGAAGTCGGTGACGGCGGGACAGTCGGTGGTGTTCTACCAAGGCGACGAACTGGTCGGCGGAGGCCGCATCGTCAAGGCGCTCCGCTCAGACGAGTAA
- a CDS encoding HDOD domain-containing protein, whose amino-acid sequence MPLSLTIRRLLTNQPIDLPVFHPIAVHILHLLQTPDFTMTQVTDLANEDQSLAGQILKMANSPMYIGRVRTETIKEAVVRLGGQEIANLAMAASQASLHTSENRTINSFLQSLWLHSHACALGSRWLARRAGYPQHGDQAYMAGLLHDIGKLYLLKALERLNQMGVAHAALEEDLLLEIFAELHVEQGCRLMEHWNMPKVYYNVVANHHDDNFDTQDIVLTVVRLVNTACRMRGIGLLHDPTIDLGEQTEAALLQLSDEEIDDLLDVLDDSQELVL is encoded by the coding sequence ATGCCCCTGTCGCTCACCATCAGGCGTCTGCTGACCAACCAACCTATCGACCTCCCGGTCTTCCACCCCATCGCCGTGCACATCCTGCACCTGCTGCAGACTCCAGACTTCACCATGACCCAGGTCACCGATCTCGCCAACGAGGACCAGTCCCTTGCGGGGCAGATCCTGAAGATGGCCAACTCCCCCATGTACATCGGCCGGGTCCGGACCGAGACCATCAAAGAGGCGGTGGTCAGGCTGGGTGGGCAGGAAATCGCTAACCTCGCCATGGCGGCCTCGCAGGCGAGCCTGCACACCTCGGAAAACCGGACCATCAACAGCTTCCTGCAATCGCTTTGGCTGCACAGCCACGCCTGCGCCCTGGGGAGCCGGTGGCTGGCGCGCCGCGCGGGATACCCGCAGCACGGCGACCAGGCGTACATGGCCGGGCTGCTGCACGACATCGGCAAGTTGTACCTGTTGAAGGCGCTGGAGCGACTGAACCAGATGGGGGTGGCGCACGCGGCGCTTGAGGAGGACCTGCTGCTGGAGATCTTCGCGGAACTGCACGTCGAGCAGGGTTGCCGGCTCATGGAACACTGGAACATGCCCAAGGTCTACTACAACGTGGTCGCCAACCACCACGACGACAACTTCGACACCCAGGACATCGTGCTGACGGTAGTGCGGCTGGTGAACACGGCCTGCAGGATGAGGGGGATCGGCCTGTTGCACGACCCGACCATCGATCTCGGCGAGCAGACCGAGGCGGCCCTGCTGCAACTTTCCGACGAAGAGATAGACGATCTGCTGGACGTGTTGGACGACTCGCAGGAACTGGTATTGTAA
- a CDS encoding (deoxy)nucleoside triphosphate pyrophosphohydrolase: MTQLERKHVHVACAIIERDGLVLSARRSASMNLPLRWEFPGGKIEPGEGREECLKRELVEEMGVAIAVGRALTPTTHSYPTFDVTLYPYVCSIVSGEIILHEHSAMTWLPPERMLELEWADADLPIILEYQGQAKGRG; encoded by the coding sequence ATGACACAACTAGAGCGAAAACACGTCCACGTAGCCTGCGCCATCATCGAGCGTGACGGGCTGGTGCTGTCGGCCCGGCGCAGCGCGTCCATGAACCTGCCTTTGAGGTGGGAATTTCCTGGTGGGAAGATTGAGCCCGGAGAGGGGCGCGAGGAATGCCTGAAGCGTGAGTTGGTGGAGGAAATGGGGGTGGCGATAGCGGTGGGGCGCGCGCTCACACCGACCACCCACAGCTACCCGACCTTCGACGTGACCCTCTATCCGTACGTCTGCAGCATCGTCTCCGGCGAGATCATCTTGCACGAACACTCGGCCATGACCTGGCTCCCCCCCGAGCGGATGCTGGAACTGGAGTGGGCGGACGCCGATCTCCCCATTATCTTGGAGTACCAAGGGCAGGCCAAAGGCAGGGGCTAG